The genomic region TACATACGCTGAAAAATTAACTTATTTACATATCACTCGGCGGCAGCGCATTGCTGCGCCGATCTGCGATATTCGATTTAGTTGACGAGGAGCATCTGTGAATCCAACATATTATGAATTAGCCTGGCTCATACCTGCGCTGCCGTTATTTTCGTTTATTTTTACCGCCTTGTTTACACAAAAATACAAAGACCTTACCGCATTCACAGCCGTAGCGGCAGTGATAGCATCGTTTTATTTGTCGATTCGTGTAACGATGGAAATGCTTGCCGGAGCCGGAACCGCTCAGGTCATGAATATTCAATGGATACCGCTTGGGAAGGCTCTGAATGTAAGCGTTGGCGTGTTTCTTGATCCGTTATCGGTCATGATGTTGATCGTCGTGACAACGGTTTCCATGCTTGTGCATATTTATTCTCTTGGCTACATGAAACATGAAGACGGCAAGTCTCGGTTCTTTTCGTATCTGTCATTATTTACTTTTTCGATGCTCGGATTAGTGTTATCGGACAATATGCTCCAGATGTTTATATTCTGGGAACTCGTCGGACTATGCTCATATCTTTTGATTGGTTATTACTATACCAAGAAAACAGCGGCCGATGCAGCTAAAAAAGCTTTTTCAGTCACGCGCGCCGGCGATCTAGGGTTTTTTATGGCAGTCGTAATATGCTGGGGTTATTTCGGAACATTTAATTTTGCGGAAATTCAGTCTTTGTACGGACAAACGACGGAATTTCTGGCGCGTATTTTTCCGTTTTTGATTTTCTTCGGCGCAATGGGCAAGAGCGGCCAATTTCCTCTTCATATCTGGCTGCCGGACGCCATGGAGGGGCCGACACCCGTATCCGCATTGATCCACGCCGCAACGATGGTTGTTGCCGGAATTTTTCTCGTTGCGCGAGCTATTATGATTTTTGCGCAGACACCGGATACGATGCTGTGGGTGGCTTATATCGGCGGTTTTACTGCGCTTTTTTCCGCGACCATAGCGGTTGCTCAGCATGATATTAAACGCATACTCGCATTCTCCACGTTGAGCCAGCTGGGATATATGATGCTTGCCTTGGGCATCGGCGGCAGTATTGGTTTGACTAATACCAGCAACGGGCATGCAGGAAGCGATCTTGCGTTGATGGGCCAGACAGCGGGAACTTTCCATTTATTCACTCACGCATTCTTCAAAGCCCTTCTTTTCCTTGGAGCGGGCAGCGTTATTCATTCTATGCATACGAATAATATATGGGAAATGGGCGGGCTTAAATCAAAAATGAAAATTACGGTTTGGACGTTTATTATCGGAACGATTGCGTTGTCCGGAATACCGCCCTTCGCAGGTTTTTGGAGCAAAGATGAAATATTGGCGCTTTGCATGGAAGTCGGAACCGTTCACGGGTATGTTTTGTTCGGAGTCGCATTGACAGGAGCATTTCTCACTGCATTTTATATGTTTCGCCTGTGTTTCGTTGCATTTTGGGGCAAGACGCCTGCGTCTGCGCATCCGCATGAATCGGAATTCAGCATGACATTTCCGCTTGTTGTTTTAGCCACGCTGTCTGTTTTTGCAGGGTTAATAGGAAATCATGATATCACGCATACCCTTAACATTACAAGTTATGCAACGTTCCTGAACCCGGAATGGGATCATGAAGCTGTATTTCATTTTTCTATTGCGGGCATTTCTGTATTGGTTGCCGGACTCGGAATCGTTTCCGCATTTATGCTGTATGCCAAACGTCCCGCCGAGTGGACGAGCGAAGCGCATGATCCGCTACGAGCTAAATTGGGGAAACTCTATACCCATCTTGAAAATAAATGGTACATCGATGAAGTGTGGTCATGGATACTTAATAACATCTTATTCAGGATTGCCGCCGGGTGTGCCTGGTTTGATCGTAATGTAGTGGACGGTTCGGTCGATCTGGTTGGATTTATGACGACACGGATGGGTTTGATCCTGCAGCCGGTTCAAAGCGGACGATTGCAGAATTATATTTTAGTGGTTTTTGTCGGACTTTTGTTTGTTTTGGGTTTTCTGTATATGAAAGTTCCCGGCATTCTTGCTCAGATGATTCAATAAGCGTATGAAATGGCAAACGCAGTAAAAAAAAAATCTTCTTCCACCCCGCCGATTAAAAATTCAAAAGCCTTTTCGGATTCATTTGAACTTTCGGAAAAATCAATTTGGGCTATTCTTGCTATTGTGGGAGTCGTTATATTTTATTGGCTGGTCAATTCCCCAAGACCTTATGACGACGATAGTATTAACCGTTATTTCATGGCACAGGCGGTATGGGTTAAACCCGATTTTATCCTGAATTTCTGGGGAAGACCGCTGGCCATTTTGTTTTTTGCCCTTCCTGCACAGGCGGGATACTGGTATTGCGCAGCTATCACGGCTGTCTTAACTGTAGGGACATGTTATTTTGTTTATAAAGCGGCCGTTGCTGCAGAAATTCAAAACGCATGGATAGCAATCGTTTTTACTATTTCCCAGCCGTTTTTCTTTATTACCGGTTTTAGCCTGTGTACGGAACCATTGGCAGCTTTCTTTTTGGCGTGGGGATTGTTTTGGTTTTACGCGCGGAAGTGGAATGGCGCGGCGATAGTTTTATCCATGGTTCCGTTGGCACGCAGTGAGCTTGTATTAATCCTTCCCATGTTTGCGTGGCTTTTATTCAAAGAAAAAAAATACGTTCCGATATTACTACTCGGCTTCGGCTTAATGCTTTATCAAACCGCCGGTATGATCGTAACGGGTGACATTTTGTACTTACTTACCGCTTCAAAAAGTTTTGCTCACGGACAATACGCCAACGGACCCTTCGATCATTATTTCAAGACTTTTATTTTTATTTCAGGGCCCATCGTATTCGCTTTTATGCTGCTGCAATTGGCGCATGATGTTAAGAACAAAAGCATGACTATTATCAATTTTTCAGTCATCGTAACGTTTGCGGCTCACGTTTACATGTACTGGAAAGGAAATGTTGCGCATGCGGGTTTTCTTAGGCATTTTGTTGCGATTGCGCCCGTTATGGCGCTTTTGGCTTTACAAGGATTTAATAAATGGTTTGTGAGCGAAAATGAAAAAGATCGGACTTTCAATACCGTAGCACTGGTTTTTATTACCGTATTAGTTTTGGTATACTATTCAGTAGAACTTTTCGGCAGTTTTTCAGTCGTCAATCCGGCTACAGGATTGCCTTTACGCGAGTACTCAAAGTTTTTGTTAGTTCTGTTATTGCTTTTTTTCTTTGTATTAAACCGGTTCCTGAAGATCCACGGTAAAGAGACAAAACTGATCATGCTAACTGCCGTGGTCATCGGCTCATGCTGGTATGCCATGTCAAAAGAAAAACCGCTGCAGCTTGCGCCGGAACAGCAAGCAGTCAGAAGTTGTTATCAGTATTTCAACGAAAACCTCAAGGCCAAGTCTCCCAAAACGATGGTCGCGCATTCATGGTTTTTCTTTTATGACAATTATAATTATTACACGGCGGCGCCGAATGAGGGGGCTTACTATGAAATGCGTAAAGAAAAGTTAGATGAGTTGCCTGTTGGCGGGTTTGTTTTATGGGACTCGCACTACAGTTGGCGTCTTTCAAGCAATGTTCAGCAGGAAGATATTGTAAATAATCCAAATTTTAAAATGCAGCAACAGTTTATATCTACTGACCGGCGATTTGCGATGTATGTTTTTGAAAAAATAAAATTATAGCTGTGAACAACCATTGAAATAGATCAAAAGCCAACACACAATGAAAAAAAATATTCTCGTAACGGGCGGCGCCGGGGCCATCGGCAGCAGCATGGTTAATCAGCTTTCCGAGGATTCCGGCAACCGTATCACGGTTCTTGATAATCTCTCGTCAGGGCATGTTGAGAATATTGTCATGAGGCCTAATGTCCGCTTCATACAGGGCAGCGTGGAGTCGGCTGAAGATTTACGGCAAGCGATTTCCGAATCGACCGATGTCGTTTTTCATCTTGCGGCTAATTTTGCCAATCAAAACTCGGTAGATTTCCCGCAACGTGATCTGCAGGTTAACGGTATGGGCACTTTAAAAATACTACTCCGTTCCGTTGAAAATAAAGTCAAAAAATTTGTTTATACTTCGTCGTCGTGTGTTTATGGGGATCGCAACGAGCCATTGGATGAAAAGTGTCAGGAATATAGCCTGGATACGCCTTATGCCATTACTAAATTGCTCGGCGAAAGATACGTTCGTTTTTTTAACCATCATCACGGCCTAAATACTGTAACGCTGAGATATTTTAACGTTTTCGGGCCGAATGAGTATCCCGGGAAATATCGCAATGTCATTGCCAATTTTCTAGTAAAAGCCATGCGTAATGAGGATATTATTATTACCGGTACGGGAGAAGAGACGCGTGACTTCAATTTTGTGAAAGACTCGGTTCGCGCAACAATTCTTGCGGCGGAAACGGAATCTGCAAGTGGAAAAGTTATCAACATTGCATCAGGCCGCGAAACAAAAATCAATGATCTTGTTCAATTAATACTCAGAATTACCGATTCGAAATCAAAAGTCGTTCATCACGAACGGCGCAGTTGGGATTCCGTTACGCGTCGTGTTGCATCAGTGGACCTTGCAAAGAAAATTCTTGGATATCAGCCGGAGATAGAACTGGAAACGGGTCTTCGTGAGTATTACGAATGGCTCCGTAAGCAAAACCTGAATAAGTGTGAGTGGTAAATGATTTACATATTGCTGCCGTCATATAATGAGGAAAACGGGCTCCAGGAAGTTCTCCCGATTCTTAAGGAGATGTCCGCTTCAAGCAAAGAGCCTTACCGCATTGTCGTAGTGGACGACGGCAGCAAAGATCGTACGAGTGAAGTCGCTCGTTCGTTTATTTCTAAGCTCGACCTCAAGTTGATTACCTTTCCGAAGAATCAAGGTGTGACGGAGGTGTTTCGAAAAGGGTTTAGATTTATTATTGATGACAGCCGGGAGCCGGAAAAAGATATTTGTGTTGTGTTGGATTCTGATAACACACAAGATCCGCGCCTGATACCGGAAATGATCAGGCGAATTGAATCCGGTGATGATATAGTAATAGCATCCCGATTTGAAGGCAACGGTGGAATGATAGGGTGTCCATGGACACGGCAGATTTTCAGTTACGGCGTTTCATGGATCATGCGTATTCTCGTTGGGTTGCCCAATGTGAAGGATTATTCTATTTTTTACCGAGCATGCCGTGTCGGACTGATCAAAGCGAGTTTTGACCGTTATGGCGACAGGCTTATTGAAGGCAAGGGCTTTGCTTCTGTTTGCAGCCTTCTTCTGAAGATGGGCAATCTTACTCGGAAAACTGCTGAAATTCCTCTGGTTCTGCGCTATGACAATAAGCAGGGGATGTCAGGGAATAAGATATTCCGGACGATTCGAGGTTATCTGGAACTTATCTGGCAATATATGGTATCAGATCGTTATCGAAAAATGGAGAGATTGTCTTAAGACTTTTTTTGATAATATTTAGACGAGCGAAACGCAACAGTACACATGAAGAAAACAACAGCAAAGAAAATGGCCGCCAAGGTTGTGTTGAAACCGACCAACGATTTTCCGTTGTCGGAATGGTTTGACCGGTATGCCTTGTACTTTGTGATCGTGCTGATGATTGCGGGTTTTTTGATACGAGTTTATCGTTTAGATTTCCTAAGTTTGTGGACGGATGAATTCATAATTCCCGATCAGGCGGCAGGCGTTTTCCAAGGTAAATCAATTTTAAGCCATCATGACAACAACGGTATTTTTCTGACAGTTTTAGTATTCTTGAATTATTCGATATTTGGCATAAGCGACTATTCTGCGAGGATTGTCAGCGTCATTCTTGGCACGCTGGTCATCCCTGCAACATATTTTCTTGGTAAAATTTTATTTAACCGGTTCGTTGCAACTATTGCTGCGGCACTTGCAACCGTTTCCGTCTATTCAGTGTTCTGGTCCAGAGTCAGCCGTAACTACGCAAGTTTTGAATTATTTTATTTGCTTCTCATTATCGTCTTTTGGTCTGCGCTTGAAAGCGGTAAATCCGGAAACTCGACGGGGTGGCTTGACCGTCACGGAATAAACAAAAAATATCTTTCATTTTTCCCGTTTGCCTTACTGGCGTCACTGCTTAATCACCAGCTCACTTTCTTTTTTATTTTTACGTTCATGGCTTACGGTTCCGCAATGGCCTTATGGAATTTATACAAAAAAAGGGATGGCCGTTTTACGAATAAATACAGTTGGATACTTTACGGGACTTTGCTTTTTGTGTTTTTGTTCTACACGCCGTTTATGGCGGATATCATACGGCCTGTGGTCGGCCTGGTCATGCACGAGGAAGGTGTTTTATGGTTCATTCCACGATGGAACATTATTTTTAATATGTGGGCCTCTGCGGAACCTACCAAAGTATTTAATATCTATATGTCGGTCTTTAAGGTTGATTTTCCAAATTACTGGTGGTTCGGTTTCATCGGCTTGATCGCGGCATTTTTTGTCCAAAGAAAGTCTGCTGTTTTTTTAATTTCACTTTTTATTGTCCCGTTGTTGTTAATGAGTTTTGTATTTTACGACCCGGCCACGACGCGCTATTTGATCTACATTTATCCCTTTTTTTTGATTGGAGTTGGAGCTGGAGTATATGGAATCTGGCGGTTGATAGGTTTGTATTTACTTCCACAATCGATGTCTCCAAGGCCGGGGATCAATATAGCGGTTATTTTAGTAACGGTAGCTGTTCTGATTTCAATTGCTCCGCTAAAAGATCTAAAAGCGTTAATTAATCCGCAAAGGCATGGCATGGTGGCGCGGAGTGAAATATCAAATTGGTTTTTCTCGAATTGGCGGGAAGCTTCACAACATGTTAAGGCGAAAATCCAAAAGGATGATATCATCTTTTCAACTATGCCATCAGGAACTAATCATTACCTCGGTATGGACAGTTCCTTATGGTTTCGGCAAATGCACTACAGCGAGTATGTTAAGCGGTATATTTCCAATGAAAAAATCGAGACAACGTCGCCGAACGGCACGACATATGAAAACTTTGTGGAAACGACGCAGCGGTTCAAAAGAGGCTGGGTCTTTGCCGATTATTATTTCTATAATGTCATGACTGACCCGCGTGTGCGGGATTACGTTATGAAAAATCTAACATATCACTTCGATGCATGTAAGGACGGAACGGTTCAGGTTTTCAGTTGGGATCATGACGCGCCCGAACCGCCAAAATCATTTGTATTCGAACTTGGCAAATCTCCGGAAATGCAGGCTTCGCAGCAATTTCCAATTAATATGCCGGATCTTGGCGGTAAGTCGAAGGTAAAGATCTTCGTGGATGGTGAAGCTATTGACGACGACCGGGAAGCTTTTGTAGTTATTAACAACGCACATTCCGCCTATATTTCGAAGTGCCTGACAAATCAGCGTGAGACGCTTGTTACAGAAATGGATGCAAAGTGGTTTCAACCCGGTCAGAACATTATTCAATTTGGATATAACCGCAATGTTGTGAATGACCCGCGAAAGGGTTTTGCTATTTACAATGTAAGTTTTAGTTCAGAATAATCTAACCATAGGAATTGACAAGTGGAAAGTTATTTACTACCAGCCATTATCGCTTTGCCGGCTATAGCCTCGATTATAATTATGCTGATGCCTGCCGAAGATGCAACGGGTCCGCGCATGCTCTCTTCGTTTGCATCCCTGCTCACAGTGGTTTTATCTGTGGTCGCATACATTTTATATGATCCTTCCAATCCCAGGAATTTTGAATTGAATATTCCGTGGGTGGAACGATTAGGCATGCAGTTTCACCTTGCTGCCGACGGTGTGAGCATTGCCATGCTTTTGTTGACGTCAATTACGGTATTTACAGGGTGTTTGATTTCCTGGGAAATTAAAGAACGGCAAAAAGAATTTTTTGCATTGCTTCTTTTATTGGTGTCCGGCGTATTTGGCGTCTTTGTTTCATTCGACATGTTTTTGTTTCTCGTGTTTTATGAACTTGCCGTATTACCGATGTATTTGCTAATCGGAATTTGGGGAACCGGCAAAAAAGAATACTCTGCTATGAAGCTGACCCTTTATCTCATGCTGGGCAGCGCATTGTTAATTATTCCTATTTTCGGCGTTTACGTACAGGCCCATGCGGCAACAGGCGTATGGAGTTTTGACTACGATTTCTTAATGAAGAATTTTACCGTCGACGAGAGCTGGCAATTCATTTTCTATCCGATGATTTTTGTCGGGTTTGGAACGATCGGCGGTTTGTGGCCGGTGCACACATGGTCTCCGGATGGACATGCCTCGGCGCCTTCCGCGGTAAG from bacterium harbors:
- the nuoL gene encoding NADH-quinone oxidoreductase subunit L, coding for MNPTYYELAWLIPALPLFSFIFTALFTQKYKDLTAFTAVAAVIASFYLSIRVTMEMLAGAGTAQVMNIQWIPLGKALNVSVGVFLDPLSVMMLIVVTTVSMLVHIYSLGYMKHEDGKSRFFSYLSLFTFSMLGLVLSDNMLQMFIFWELVGLCSYLLIGYYYTKKTAADAAKKAFSVTRAGDLGFFMAVVICWGYFGTFNFAEIQSLYGQTTEFLARIFPFLIFFGAMGKSGQFPLHIWLPDAMEGPTPVSALIHAATMVVAGIFLVARAIMIFAQTPDTMLWVAYIGGFTALFSATIAVAQHDIKRILAFSTLSQLGYMMLALGIGGSIGLTNTSNGHAGSDLALMGQTAGTFHLFTHAFFKALLFLGAGSVIHSMHTNNIWEMGGLKSKMKITVWTFIIGTIALSGIPPFAGFWSKDEILALCMEVGTVHGYVLFGVALTGAFLTAFYMFRLCFVAFWGKTPASAHPHESEFSMTFPLVVLATLSVFAGLIGNHDITHTLNITSYATFLNPEWDHEAVFHFSIAGISVLVAGLGIVSAFMLYAKRPAEWTSEAHDPLRAKLGKLYTHLENKWYIDEVWSWILNNILFRIAAGCAWFDRNVVDGSVDLVGFMTTRMGLILQPVQSGRLQNYILVVFVGLLFVLGFLYMKVPGILAQMIQ
- a CDS encoding NAD-dependent epimerase/dehydratase family protein, which encodes MKKNILVTGGAGAIGSSMVNQLSEDSGNRITVLDNLSSGHVENIVMRPNVRFIQGSVESAEDLRQAISESTDVVFHLAANFANQNSVDFPQRDLQVNGMGTLKILLRSVENKVKKFVYTSSSCVYGDRNEPLDEKCQEYSLDTPYAITKLLGERYVRFFNHHHGLNTVTLRYFNVFGPNEYPGKYRNVIANFLVKAMRNEDIIITGTGEETRDFNFVKDSVRATILAAETESASGKVINIASGRETKINDLVQLILRITDSKSKVVHHERRSWDSVTRRVASVDLAKKILGYQPEIELETGLREYYEWLRKQNLNKCEW
- a CDS encoding glycosyltransferase family 2 protein, yielding MIYILLPSYNEENGLQEVLPILKEMSASSKEPYRIVVVDDGSKDRTSEVARSFISKLDLKLITFPKNQGVTEVFRKGFRFIIDDSREPEKDICVVLDSDNTQDPRLIPEMIRRIESGDDIVIASRFEGNGGMIGCPWTRQIFSYGVSWIMRILVGLPNVKDYSIFYRACRVGLIKASFDRYGDRLIEGKGFASVCSLLLKMGNLTRKTAEIPLVLRYDNKQGMSGNKIFRTIRGYLELIWQYMVSDRYRKMERLS